From the genome of Bradyrhizobium sp. ORS 278:
GCAGCGTGGCGGCGCGTCGGGCGGCCTCGTCGATCGCTGGCGCCGCTGCGGCGTCGTGCCGGCGTGCTTCGGCCGTATTGGCGGTCCCGTGCATGGGCGTCTCCCTGATGGCCTGCTTCTTGACTGACCGGCGATATTTGACGCGATTACATCCTGCCCGGGAGCGCTGGGCAAGCGCGGAGTTTGACGGGGACCGGGCCCTCCGGTCTTGTGTCGCGCTGCTGCCGTTTGGCCGGATGTTGGGCGTGACAAGCGCCACGTCACGGAATAAGGCTTTGGGCAATTGTTGCAAAGCAGAAGAATAGCAGGAGGCCGCCGCCATGATCGCCAACGCGCAGCGCATGTTCAATTTCGATCTCGGCGAGACCGCCGATGCGATCCGCGAAACGGTGGCCAGCTTTGCACAGGAGCAGATCGCGCCGCGCGCCGCCGACATCGACCGCTCCAACCAGTTCCCGCGCGACCTCTGGCCGAAGCTCGGCGAGCTCGGCCTGCACGGCATCACCGTGGAGGAGGAGCATGGCGGCGCCGGCCTCGGCTATCTCGAGCACTGCATCGCGATGGAGGAGATCTCGCGCGCCTCGGCCTCGGTCGGCCTGTCCTACGGCGCCCACTCCAATCTCTGCGTCAATCAGATCCGCCGCAACGGCAGCGAGGCGCAGAAGCGCAAATACCTCCCCAAGCTGATCTCGGGCGAGCATGTCGGTTCGCTGGCGATGTCCGAGCCGCAGGCGGGCTCCGATGTCGTCTCGATGAAGACGCGCGCCGACAGACGCGGCGATCGGTTCGTCCTCAACGGCAACAAGATGTGGATCACCAACGGGCCGGTCGCCGAGACCCTCGTGGTGTATGCCAAGACCGATCCGCAGGGTGGTCCGCGCGGTATCACCGCCTTCATCATCGAGAAGGGCATGAAGGGCTTCTCGACGGCGCAGAAGCTCGACAAGCTCGGCATGCGCGGCTCCGACACCTGTGAGCTGGTGTTCGAGGATTGCGAGGTGCCGGAGGAGAACGTGCTCGGGCAGGTCGGCCGCGGCGTGAACGTGCTGATGAGCGGTCTCGACTACGAGCGCGCCGTGCTCGCGGCCGGTCCGCTCGGCATCATGCAGGCCTGCATGGACGTCGTGCTTCCTTACGTGCACGAGCGCAAGCAGTTCGGCCAGCCGATCGGCACCTTCCAGCTGGTCCAGGGCAAGGTCGCCGACATGTACACGACGATGAATGCCGCGCGGGCCTATGTCTACGCGGTGGCCAAGGCGTGCGACCGCGGCGAGACGACGCGCGAGGATGCGGCCGGCGCTATTCTATTTGCAGCAGAGAAAGCGACGCAGTGCGCGCTGGACGCGATTCAGCTGCTCGGCGGCAACGGCTACATCAACGATTATGCGACCGGGCGGCTGCTGCGCGATGCCAAGCTTTATGAGATCGGCGCCGGCACGAGCGAGATCCGGCGCATGCTGATCGGGCGGGAATTGTTCGACAAGACCTCCTGAGGCGCCGAAACGCGAGGTTCGGGCGCGGAAGCCGCGTTCGCCAACCGGCCAACAGCAGATATTTTGATCATCGTCGTCCAGGCCGGTGTTTTTTTCCGGCCGACTTGCGTACAAAATACGTCGAACCTCGGAGTCGCCGCTGCGACCAACTGCCGAGGTATTTGGGCATATTGTATGTCATTGCGTGCGTCGGAGGCGTGACCCGTGAACCAGATGAGCTACGCTCCGGGGCAGCCACCGCCGCTTCCGCCGCTCACCGCCACCTTCTCCGGCACGCGCAGTGATTTCTTCAGACTGGTGGGCCGTGGTGCGGCCATCGAACTCATCACCCTCGGCTTCTACCGGTTCTGGCTCGCGACGGACATCCGCAGGCATCTCTGGGTCAATACGGCGGTCGATGGTGATCCCGCAGAGTATACCGGCCGCGGCAAGGAGCTCCTGATCGGCTTCCTGTTCGCAATGACGATCCTGGTGCCGATCTATCTTGCCTATTTCCTGATCGGCGTCGAGGCCGAGCGCTTCAAGGCATTTGCCGGCGTGCCGCTGGTCATCGCTTTCTATGCGTTCGGCCAGTTTGCGATCTATCGCGCGCGACGCTACCGGCTGACGCGCACGGTGTGGCGCGGCATCCGGTTCTGGATGGACGGCTCGGGCTGGGCCTATGCGGGGCGTGCGATGCTGTGGACGCCGCTGACCTTGCTGACGCTGGGGTTGGCCTGGCCGTGGCGGGTCGCCGCGCTCGAGCGATACAAGATGCGGCACTCGCATTACGGCGATCTCAGCGGCGATTTTGAGGGAAGCGGCTGGGAGCTGTTCAAGCGCGCCTGGTATCTGTGGGTGCTGGCGCCGCTCGCGTTCGTGCTGTTTCCGCTGTTTCCGTTCCTCTATGCGCGGCTCAAGGCGATCGAGTGGCGCTGGTGGCTGTCCGGCATCCGGTTCGGCGGCGTGCGTCTGGATTCG
Proteins encoded in this window:
- a CDS encoding isovaleryl-CoA dehydrogenase codes for the protein MIANAQRMFNFDLGETADAIRETVASFAQEQIAPRAADIDRSNQFPRDLWPKLGELGLHGITVEEEHGGAGLGYLEHCIAMEEISRASASVGLSYGAHSNLCVNQIRRNGSEAQKRKYLPKLISGEHVGSLAMSEPQAGSDVVSMKTRADRRGDRFVLNGNKMWITNGPVAETLVVYAKTDPQGGPRGITAFIIEKGMKGFSTAQKLDKLGMRGSDTCELVFEDCEVPEENVLGQVGRGVNVLMSGLDYERAVLAAGPLGIMQACMDVVLPYVHERKQFGQPIGTFQLVQGKVADMYTTMNAARAYVYAVAKACDRGETTREDAAGAILFAAEKATQCALDAIQLLGGNGYINDYATGRLLRDAKLYEIGAGTSEIRRMLIGRELFDKTS
- a CDS encoding DUF898 family protein; protein product: MGRGAAIELITLGFYRFWLATDIRRHLWVNTAVDGDPAEYTGRGKELLIGFLFAMTILVPIYLAYFLIGVEAERFKAFAGVPLVIAFYAFGQFAIYRARRYRLTRTVWRGIRFWMDGSGWAYAGRAMLWTPLTLLTLGLAWPWRVAALERYKMRHSHYGDLSGDFEGSGWELFKRAWYLWVLAPLAFVLFPLFPFLYARLKAIEWRWWLSGIRFGGVRLDSKLPGSAFYGLYWKLIGWMMLLSTAFTIYMVGVFTLVERLVGKGADGLLQAEAVTNHVVFLLGLGLGYIVVVLSANVVMRLYLVRDLWATVLESVHVHGIEAMANVAAKGDLASALGEGFADGLDVAGF